The Pyricularia oryzae 70-15 chromosome 5, whole genome shotgun sequence genome includes a region encoding these proteins:
- a CDS encoding CGBP1: MESMMAAHPMYMMQYQYDNRQHAHYAHLPSQQPMAFYPAVPMVPSTPTYSRPASACSQPAMQSMKQMPMTSYPSAMTPMASPQPMARRSNIVLETEACDWEGKRHQAHGIYYPSTPPLSSSGSAISSPESCDMLSTPMNPMFSGLDSIESIKPEVNSPESFPVLEWTSCASPPMTPVYLNNVNNNLHSKQNLRPAPTSSCSPELAPAVSACPSLSPSPVPQTRSFTSETSFCDPRNLTVGNVTLGLEPASLSTETLVAQADNSFVFVAPQAAPTWDAISELESEEDFVKGLVNLDDSKSDAQGTRTRASSDAVSLNFDEVEAFPLLPTAHTHSDDDCHKSKRQRTCGGPKMDSATNESASSAAAPSSEQQQQPKSSDVPSNEETKSNSGASTNSDGTGLPAPTSRRGRKQSLTEDPSKAFKCELCDRRFRRQEHLKRHYRSLHTQDKPFECNECGKKFSRSDNLTQHARTHGSGAIPLNIMGEEDLAAAAANGYMHPPQHMYSMVPNVPTLPDYNSYGKVLFQIAAEVPGSASDYSDDGSERKRKRTD; this comes from the exons ATGGAGTCCATGATGGCCGCCCACCCGATGTACATGATGCAATATCAGTACGACAACAGGCAACATGCGCACTACGCACACCTCCCGAGTCAGCAACCCATGGCCTTCTACCCAGCAGTTCCCATGGTCCCCTCCACGCCGACCTACTCGAGGCCAGCCTCCGCCTGCTCACAGCCCGCCATGCAGTCAATGAAGCAAATGCCCATGACCAGCTACCCGTCTGCCATGACCCCTATGGCCTCACCACAGCCCATGGCCCGTAGGTCCAACATCGTCCTGGAGACGGAGGCCTGCGACTGGGAGGGCAAGAGGCATCAGGCGCACGGCATCTACTATCCCTCAACCCCTCCTCTGTCCAGTTCAGGCAGCGCCATCAGCAGCCCAGAGAGCTGTGACATGCTTTCGACACCAATGAACCCGATGTTCTCTGGTCTGGACAGCATTGAGAGCATCAAGCCTGAGGTCAACTCGCCAGAGAGCTTTCCTGTGCTCGAGTGGACAAGTTGCGCATCGCCGCCTATGACACCTG TTTACCTGAACAATGTCAACAACAACCTCCACAGCAAGCAGAATCTGAGGCCTGCTCCCACATCTTCGTGCTCACCTGAGCTTGCGCCCGCAGTTTCCGCCTGCCCTTCGCTTTCGCCCTCACCCGTACCCCAGACCCGGTCATTCACCTCAGAGACCAGCTTCTGTGACCCGAGGAATTTGACTGTCGGCAACGTGACTTTGGGACTTGAGCCTGCGAGCCTGTCAACCGAGACCCTTGTTGCCCAGGCTGACAATTCTTTCGTTTTCGTTGCGCCGCAAGCTGCTCCCACCTGGGACGCCATTTCTGAGCTCGAGTCGGAGGAGGATTTCGTCAAGGGCCTCGTTAACCTTGACGACTCAAAGTCAgacgcccagggcaccaggACTCGTGCTAGCTCGGACGCGGTCAGCCTGAACTTTGACGAGGTCGAGGCTTTCCCGCTCCTTCCCACGGCTCATACACACAGCGACGACGACTGCCACAAGAGCAAGCGCCAGCGTACCTGCGGTGGCCCCAAGATGGATTCTGCCACCAACGAGTCCGCGTCGTCTGCAGCCGCTCCCTCTtcggagcagcagcaacagcccaAGTCGAGCGATGTGCCTAGCAACGAGGAGACTAAGAGCAATTCTGGAGCATCGACCAACTCTGACGGCACCGGCCTCCCCGCACCAACCAGCCGTCGCGGCCGCAAGCAGTCTCTCACTGAGGACCCGTCCAAGGCTTTTAAGTGCGAGCTGTGTGACCGTCGCTTCAGACGTCAAGAGCACCTGAAGCGTCACTACCGGTCCCTCCACACTCAGGACAAGCCCTTTGAGTGCAATGAGTGCGGCAAGAAGTTCTCTCGTTCGGACAACTTGACCCAGCATGCTCGTACCCACGGCTCGGGCGCCATTCCTCTCAACATTATGGGTGAGGAGGATCTGGCTGCCGCAGCAGCTAATGGCTACATGCACCCACCGCAACACATGTACTCGATGGTTCCCAATGTGCCCACCCTCCCCGACTACAACTCTTACGGCAAGGTGCTCTTTCAGATCGCCGCCGAAGTCCCGGGTAGTGCCAGTGACTACTCGGATGACGGCAGCGAGAGGAAGCGCAAGCGAACCGACTAG